A genome region from Arachis duranensis cultivar V14167 chromosome 8, aradu.V14167.gnm2.J7QH, whole genome shotgun sequence includes the following:
- the LOC107462537 gene encoding uncharacterized protein LOC107462537 has protein sequence MLEGKAVIGETDMLKTMQQDALDLASKALDSFDVTDAIEIARFIKKEFDKSHGTGWQCIVGTDFGSYVTHCYGCFIYFGIGNLAILLFRGSAGPEAQENHFSAIEAAKP, from the exons ATGTTAGAAGGCAAGGCAGTGATTGGTGAGACCGACATGCTTAAAACCATGCAGCAAGATGCACTTGATTTAGCATCAAAGGCACTTGATTCCTTTGATGTCACTGACGCCATTGAGATTGCTCGCTTTATCAAGAAG GAATTTGACAAGAGTCATGGAACTGGATGGCAATGCATTGTAGGAACAGATTTTGGTTCATATGTGACACATTGTTATGGATGTTTCATCTATTTTGGAATTGGAAATTTGGCCATTTTGCTCTTTAGGGGCTCTGCTGGTCCTGAGGCACAGGAAAATCACTTCTCAGCAATAGAGGCAGCAAAACCATAA